A window of the Terriglobales bacterium genome harbors these coding sequences:
- a CDS encoding type II secretion system F family protein: MPTFTFTGLDSAGQKVSGERVAVNKQVLDQMLRRERITPSAIKEKGKEFALPKFGSGKVATKDIGIFLRQFSVMIDAGLPLVQCLEILAANQENANFQRALTGVRTSVEGGSTLANAMRQFPAIFDDLKTNMIEAGETGGILDQILQRLATYVEKEVKLKSAIKSALIYPVSVISIAVLVVAGLMIFVVPIFKNLFTGLGVELPLPTRIVLGISGGLGYFFFKLWWLYIPAGIGAFWGFKQFLKDPRGRYMFDKFLLNLPIIGMLLRKIAVARFTRTLGTLIASGVPILDGLSITARTSGNAVMEEALMKVRSAIEQGRTIVDPLRESGVFPNMVSQMIGVGEATGAMDAMLQKIADFYEDEVDSATKDMLTLLEPLMIGFLGVAVGGIIISLYLPLFAMIGKLSG, translated from the coding sequence ATGCCGACGTTCACGTTTACGGGCCTGGATTCCGCAGGACAAAAGGTTTCCGGCGAGCGTGTAGCCGTCAACAAGCAGGTGCTGGACCAGATGCTGCGCCGTGAGCGCATCACTCCCAGTGCCATCAAGGAGAAAGGCAAGGAGTTCGCCTTGCCGAAGTTCGGCTCCGGAAAGGTGGCCACTAAGGATATCGGCATCTTCCTGCGCCAGTTCTCAGTCATGATCGATGCCGGTCTACCGCTGGTGCAGTGTCTGGAGATCCTGGCCGCCAACCAGGAGAACGCCAACTTCCAGCGCGCGCTCACCGGCGTTCGCACCTCGGTGGAAGGCGGCTCCACACTGGCCAATGCCATGCGCCAGTTTCCCGCCATCTTCGACGACCTCAAGACCAACATGATCGAGGCCGGCGAGACCGGCGGTATCCTCGACCAGATTCTGCAGCGCCTGGCCACCTATGTGGAGAAAGAGGTCAAGCTCAAGTCGGCCATCAAGTCCGCCCTCATCTATCCGGTGTCGGTCATCAGCATCGCCGTGCTGGTGGTGGCCGGCCTGATGATCTTCGTGGTACCCATTTTCAAGAACCTGTTCACCGGACTCGGAGTCGAATTGCCCCTGCCTACCCGCATTGTCCTGGGCATTAGCGGCGGCCTGGGCTACTTCTTCTTCAAACTCTGGTGGCTGTACATTCCGGCTGGCATCGGCGCCTTCTGGGGCTTCAAGCAGTTCCTCAAGGACCCGCGCGGGCGCTACATGTTCGATAAGTTCCTGCTCAACCTGCCGATCATCGGCATGTTGCTACGCAAGATCGCCGTCGCCCGCTTCACCCGCACGCTCGGCACCCTGATTGCCTCAGGTGTGCCCATCCTCGACGGCCTCTCCATCACCGCCCGCACCTCTGGCAACGCCGTGATGGAGGAAGCGCTCATGAAGGTGCGCAGCGCGATCGAGCAGGGCCGCACCATCGTCGATCCGCTTCGCGAAAGCGGCGTGTTCCCCAACATGGTCTCGCAGATGATCGGCGTGGGTGAGGCGACCGGCGCCATGGACGCCATGTTGCAGAAGATCGCCGACTTTTACGAGGACGAAGTGGATAGCGCCACCAAGGACATGCTTACGTTGCTCGAACCCCTGATGATCGGTTTTCTGGGCGTGGCGGTCGGCGGCATCATCATTTCCCTCTATCTGCCGCTGTTTGCCATGATCGGTAAACTGTCGGGTTGA